The Primulina eburnea isolate SZY01 chromosome 6, ASM2296580v1, whole genome shotgun sequence genome contains a region encoding:
- the LOC140833762 gene encoding calmodulin calcium-dependent NAD kinase-like has product MAISFPLSSDRSISSNPTYTQIILASSMGLIIAAAMHYRFKKIRDQRIIPYIKVSNTGQVVKLERFSHYVARQLGFADRRECPNLCKLASDYIRKAEGCEEELYAFFANEPDADSLFIKMVEEFERCILSYFAFHWKHASYMISQVLGSELEPKKKLKHIVMAATREQRFERVTKNLKVARVFTTLVEEMKAIGLVSLDDSQCTDVMVPMAHKDRSPVLLFMGGGMGAGKSTVLKEILKESFWVGASGNAVVIEADAFKESDVIYKALSSAGHHDMLQTAELVHQSSTDAASSLLVTALNEGRDVIMDGTLSWVPFVVQTITMARNVHRRRYRMGAGYKEDKNGVVTESYWEQLDEEQEQWETKKRRPYRIELVGVVCDAYLAVIRGVRRAIMCRRAVRVNSQLKSHRRFADAFSTYCQLVDNARLYCTNALEGPPKLIGWKDKDKTLLVDPDEINCLKVVSKLNDKADSIFELYKSTNPAYEAGSVWKDIVLSPSRLNIQKELKYSIQKVERHRESD; this is encoded by the exons ATGGCAATATCTTTTCCTCTTTCATCAGATCGTAGCATCAGTTCTAATCCCACATACACACAAATCATATTAGCCTCGTCCATGGGATTGATCATAGCAGCTGCGATGCATTATCGATTCAAGAAAATAAGAGATCAGCGGATCATTCCGTACATAAAGGTTTCCAATACTGGCCAGGTTGTGAAGCTTGAAAGATTCTCCCATTACGTAG CAAGGCAACTGGGATTCGCAGATAGAAGAGAATGCCCGAATCTCTGTAAATTAGCTTCTGATTACATAAGAAAAGCCGAAGGGTGTGAGGAAGAATTATATGCATTTTTTGCTAATGAACCAGATGCAGACTCCCTGTTTATAAAGATGGTAGAAGAGTTTGAGAGGTGTATTCTTAGTTATTTCGCATTTCACTGGAAACATGCTTCCTATATGATCAGTCAG GTTCTTGGTTCTGAATTAGAGCCAAAAAAGAAGCTTAAACACATAGTCATGGCAGCCACTAG AGAACAGAGATTTGAAAGGGTGACCAAGAATCTGAAGGTTGCTAGAGTATTTACCACGTTAGTGGAGGAAATGAAAGCCATTGGTCTCGTATCTCTGGATGATTCACAGTGCACCGATGTGATGGTTCCGATGGCTCATAAAGACAGAAGTCCGGTTCTCCTCTTCATGGGTGGTGGAATGGGGGCTGGCAAGAGTACTGTACTAAAGGAAATTCTTAAAGA ATCATTCTGGGTTGGAGCATCTGGGAATGCTGTTGTTATAGAAGCAGATGCCTTCAAAGAGTCAGATGTCATTTACAAAGCCCTAAGCTCTGCAGGACACCATGATATGCTTCAAACTGCTGAACTG GTGCACCAGTCATCTACCGATGCAGCATCATCCCTCCTTGTAACTGCACTGAATGAAGGGCGAGATGTGATCATGGATGGAACCCTGTCGTGGGTTCCATTTGTTGTTCAGACAATTACCATGGCTAGGAATGTTCACAGGCGTCGATACCGCATGGGAGCTGGTTACAAGGAAGATAAAAATGGAGTTGTGACTGAAAGCTACTGGGAACAGCTAGATGAAGAACAAGAACAGTGGGAAACTAAGAAGAGAAGGCCATACAGAATTGAGCTGGTGGGGGTTGTTTGTGATGCTTATTTAGCAGTTATTCGAGGAGTAAG GAGGGCTATAATGTGTAGACGTGCGGTGAGAGTGAACTCGCAGCTAAAATCACACAGGAGGTTTGCAGATGCTTTCAGTACCTACTGCCAACTGGTAGACAATGCTCGACTCTATTGTACCAATGCCTTGGAAGGCCCTCCTAAG TTAATAGGATGGAAAGACAAAGACAAGACTTTGCTGGTTGATCCAGACGAAATAAATTGTTTAAAAGTTGTAAGCAAGTTGAATGACAAAGCAGATTCAATATTTGAGCTCTACAAAAGTACAAATCCTGCGTATGAGGCAGGGTCAGTTTGGAAAGACATCGTGTTGTCCCCATCAAGGCTTAACATTCAGAAAGAACTCAAGTACTCAATTCAGAAGGTTGAAAGACACAGAGAGAGCGATTAG